One Flavobacterium cerinum genomic window, TTAAGCTTTCGGATACGGAATGGAATGAAATCATGACTAGCTTTAAAAAGCTGGATTTAAAAACGGTATCGGAATTAAAAGCACCTACCGAAAAACGGTTTTATGACGGTGCGGCAATGGCCAATTTTACAATACGGGCAGGAAATGAAACGTATACGGTGCCAACATTTGACCACGGTTTTCCACCGGCAGCCATTGAAAAAATTGTAAATAAGCTAAACGAATTAGCAGACAAAAAATAATAAAATGACAATAAAAGCGATTCAGGAAGAGATTGTAGACGAATTCTCGATGTTTGAAGACTGGATGCAACGATACGAGTACATTATTGAACTTGGAAAAAGTTTGCCACTTATTGAAGAACAGTATAGAAAAGACGAAAATACGATAAAAGGATGTCAGTCTAAAGTATGGTTGCACGCGGAAGAAAAAGACGGAAATGTTGTTTTTACAGCCGATAGTGATGCTATTTTGACAAAAGGAATCATCGCGATTCTGATCCGTACCTTTTCAAATCAATCACCTCAGGCGATCCTGGAAGCGAATACCGATTTTGTTGATGCGATCGGATTAAAAGAACACTTGTCGCCAACACGTGCCAACGGACTGGTGTCGATGATTAAACAAATTAAAATGTATGCTTTGGCTTTTCAGTCAAAAAAATAAAGGCTATGGAAGAATTTAACGATACTATAAATCTAGGGGAAAATGTAGTAAAAGTCCTTAAAGGAATTTATGACCCTGAAATCCCGGTAGATATTTACGAACTTGGACTTATCTATGATGTAATGATTAATGAGGATAACGATGTAAAAATCCTGATGACATTAACATCGCCGAACTGCCCGGTAGCGGAAACATTACCGATGGAAGTTGAAGAAAAAATCAAGTCGATCGATGCGGTAAAAAGCTGTGAAGTGGAAATCACTTTTGATCCG contains:
- a CDS encoding SufE family protein, whose translation is MTIKAIQEEIVDEFSMFEDWMQRYEYIIELGKSLPLIEEQYRKDENTIKGCQSKVWLHAEEKDGNVVFTADSDAILTKGIIAILIRTFSNQSPQAILEANTDFVDAIGLKEHLSPTRANGLVSMIKQIKMYALAFQSKK
- a CDS encoding SUF system Fe-S cluster assembly protein, producing MEEFNDTINLGENVVKVLKGIYDPEIPVDIYELGLIYDVMINEDNDVKILMTLTSPNCPVAETLPMEVEEKIKSIDAVKSCEVEITFDPPWSKDLMSEEAKLELGML